Proteins found in one Moritella sp. Urea-trap-13 genomic segment:
- a CDS encoding DUF4156 domain-containing protein encodes MIFNHLKVIFIFITCLTLTSCSLFDIQPLDDTTNVIKIYDAYEHIAQCTFVNELVGSEGTWYNYLFISNTDLTLGSIHDLKNQANAMGANAIHIQYNLSFNTSVTFFAQAYACAQ; translated from the coding sequence ATGATATTCAATCATTTAAAAGTTATATTCATCTTTATTACTTGTTTAACACTTACCTCTTGTAGCTTATTCGATATCCAGCCACTAGATGACACAACCAACGTCATTAAAATTTATGATGCATACGAACATATCGCGCAATGTACATTCGTCAATGAGTTAGTCGGCTCTGAAGGTACTTGGTACAACTATTTATTCATTTCCAACACAGACCTCACGCTTGGCAGTATTCATGATTTAAAAAACCAAGCCAACGCAATGGGCGCTAACGCGATCCACATTCAATACAACTTGAGTTTTAATACATCGGTGACCTTTTTTGCTCAAGCCTATGCCTGTGCACAATAG
- a CDS encoding MFS transporter, producing the protein MSLLSKIGFDSKSRFYGFLSVVLSGQIIYSAFEAFKGTFYNLLLEVLSIDNTQMGVLFTLIGSAMFFYIPAGWVNNRFSVRSILMTSMFIRFLSMMAIIIFQPEFTYLIVIAGLWGLIDAIFWPAVVNGVNLMSGDNNKGMAFGLLESIRRATEMSMNAIIVGIMALVSGSILIFQGAIVFYTLLILPMIFCVWKFVPDNQLEVKEGESKNKAALQGLFYVLKMPTVWLAALTSLTVYWTYITLIYTVPYLQAVFGLTTAEAAIFGIINTGAMGVVAGLVAGSIADFVFKSSIKMMLCALGLTVICLGITIMLPKSAEMLVMNMVLLMCFSFSIFLAKGIILAPIAEAGVPKEFSGAAMSVGSFAAYASVFWAYALNGWIIDTYPAIEAYQMIFGIGLSVSAFGMFTAICLLLLKRKQGDGDISAEDATLA; encoded by the coding sequence ATGAGTTTATTAAGCAAAATTGGTTTCGACTCAAAGAGCCGCTTTTACGGTTTCTTGTCTGTCGTACTATCAGGACAAATCATCTACTCTGCTTTCGAAGCATTTAAAGGTACGTTTTATAACTTACTACTGGAAGTTTTAAGCATCGACAATACACAGATGGGTGTATTATTTACCTTAATCGGTTCAGCGATGTTCTTCTACATTCCAGCAGGCTGGGTAAATAACCGTTTCTCTGTGCGCTCTATTTTGATGACCAGTATGTTCATCCGATTCTTGAGTATGATGGCCATTATCATCTTCCAACCAGAATTTACCTACTTGATCGTCATTGCCGGACTTTGGGGTCTAATTGACGCTATCTTCTGGCCTGCAGTTGTCAATGGCGTTAACTTAATGTCTGGTGATAACAACAAGGGTATGGCGTTTGGTTTATTAGAATCTATCCGCCGCGCGACAGAAATGAGTATGAACGCAATTATCGTCGGTATCATGGCGCTAGTAAGTGGTTCAATCTTAATTTTCCAAGGTGCGATCGTATTTTATACCTTACTTATCCTGCCAATGATCTTCTGTGTATGGAAATTCGTACCAGACAATCAATTAGAAGTTAAAGAAGGCGAAAGTAAAAACAAAGCGGCATTACAAGGCTTATTCTATGTATTGAAAATGCCAACAGTATGGTTAGCAGCACTTACGTCGCTAACGGTTTACTGGACTTACATTACGCTTATCTACACTGTACCGTACTTACAAGCAGTATTCGGTTTAACCACTGCTGAAGCCGCTATCTTCGGTATCATTAATACCGGTGCTATGGGTGTTGTTGCGGGTCTTGTTGCCGGTTCGATTGCTGACTTTGTGTTCAAGTCATCGATTAAAATGATGTTGTGTGCACTGGGCCTTACCGTTATCTGTTTAGGTATTACCATTATGCTACCAAAATCAGCAGAAATGTTGGTGATGAACATGGTTTTACTTATGTGTTTCTCGTTTAGTATCTTCTTAGCAAAAGGCATTATCTTAGCGCCGATTGCTGAAGCAGGTGTGCCGAAAGAATTCAGTGGCGCGGCGATGAGTGTTGGTTCATTTGCAGCTTATGCTTCAGTGTTCTGGGCTTACGCACTAAACGGTTGGATCATTGATACCTACCCTGCGATTGAAGCTTACCAAATGATCTTTGGTATCGGTTTAAGTGTGTCGGCATTTGGTATGTTCACTGCAATTTGTCTGCTGTTATTAAAACGCAAACAAGGTGATGGCGATATCTCTGCAGAAGACGCAACGCTAGCTTAA
- a CDS encoding glycerophosphoryl diester phosphodiesterase, which translates to MKRLIAHRGMSSLAPENTLAAFSLCKEHHIQWFECDVDILKDGTIIVSHDDTLDRCTDKSGQLCKISHADIDNIDAGSWFADEFIGEKLPTLQELIALANKLELNMNIELKSCAASAALSYTLIDNLIAGLKDLNPERELIVSSFNHLALTEFKRRSPETQVACLFESHTLWDDWNSILDWCNADYIHPEDKGLTQEMVHKFKAAGFKVNVWTVNDLARANQLFNWGVDGICTDIAHKFPSKYKMLGNK; encoded by the coding sequence ATGAAAAGATTGATTGCTCATCGTGGAATGTCATCACTGGCACCAGAAAATACATTAGCCGCATTTTCTTTATGTAAAGAACATCACATTCAATGGTTTGAGTGTGACGTCGATATTCTAAAAGACGGTACGATCATTGTTTCCCATGACGATACATTAGATCGTTGTACTGATAAGAGCGGTCAATTATGTAAAATCAGTCATGCCGATATCGACAATATTGATGCTGGTAGCTGGTTTGCAGATGAATTCATTGGTGAAAAATTGCCGACCCTGCAAGAGTTAATTGCATTAGCCAATAAGCTTGAGCTAAACATGAACATCGAACTTAAATCATGCGCGGCAAGTGCTGCCCTAAGTTATACCCTCATTGATAACTTAATTGCTGGTTTGAAAGATCTTAATCCTGAGCGTGAATTAATCGTATCAAGCTTTAACCACCTTGCGCTAACCGAATTCAAACGTCGTAGCCCAGAAACCCAAGTGGCTTGTTTATTTGAAAGCCATACCTTATGGGACGATTGGAACTCAATTCTAGATTGGTGTAACGCTGATTACATCCACCCTGAAGACAAAGGCTTAACCCAAGAAATGGTACACAAATTTAAAGCCGCTGGTTTTAAAGTAAACGTGTGGACGGTAAACGACCTTGCGCGTGCCAATCAATTATTCAACTGGGGCGTTGACGGTATTTGTACCGATATCGCTCATAAATTCCCATCAAAATACAAAATGTTAGGTAATAAATAA
- a CDS encoding sugar phosphorylase, with the protein MLNPKIDLQLQLQQRLAQQLSTIYADINLPISIASLVAELMSTMRLTEQLHTPTPQVNHWSEKDTILITYGDSIVHSDEKPLQTLHHFLQHYCADTINSVHILPFFPYSSDDGFSVIDYASVNEALGDWSDIKQIAQSHHLMSDLVINHCSSRSKWFDNFIRGEGTGHDYFYTATTYANSAYSNACDTITRSDDSIEAVVRPRTSPLFRSTTTASGKQQVWCTFSHDQVDLDFTNPKVLINFVSIIRQYLDNGIKIFRLDAIAFLWKKAGTQCINLPETHEMVRLLRTLIEHARADAVIITETNIPNKENLTYFGNGNEAHCIYNFALPPLLVNTLITGNCQYLKQWMMSMPPAQNGTAYFNFIASHDGIGLRPTEGLLSEQEINQLVTTMQEFGGRISWRTVTVNDSSTENAQTKVVQTKKTQQPYELNITLYDALQGTTKGVDEWGHARFICAHAIMLALEGIPGIYIHSLLGTSNDYKKLEHTSHNRAINRHRWDLDTLSLELGDPKSQHARALHDINHLITLRTAQPAFHPNATQFTLQLGEQVFGFWRQSIDRSQSVFCISNIADTQLTLPLASVNLISSDFWYDLISGDTIEDINQTLTLQPYQTLWLSNR; encoded by the coding sequence ATGTTAAATCCAAAAATTGACTTACAATTGCAGTTACAGCAACGCTTAGCACAACAGCTCAGTACTATTTATGCTGATATTAATTTGCCCATATCAATTGCCAGTTTAGTCGCAGAGTTAATGTCGACGATGCGACTAACAGAGCAGTTGCATACACCGACACCACAAGTGAATCATTGGTCAGAAAAAGACACCATCTTAATTACCTACGGCGACAGTATTGTTCATTCCGATGAAAAACCGTTACAAACACTGCATCACTTTCTCCAGCATTACTGTGCGGATACGATCAACAGTGTCCACATACTGCCTTTCTTTCCGTACAGCAGTGATGATGGTTTTTCGGTTATTGACTACGCCAGTGTTAACGAGGCCTTGGGTGATTGGAGTGATATAAAGCAGATAGCCCAAAGCCATCACCTTATGTCCGACTTAGTGATCAACCATTGCTCTAGCCGGAGTAAATGGTTTGATAATTTCATTCGCGGTGAAGGCACTGGTCATGATTATTTTTACACGGCTACCACCTATGCTAATTCGGCATATTCCAACGCCTGCGATACCATAACGCGTAGTGATGACAGTATAGAAGCCGTTGTCAGGCCGCGTACTTCGCCTTTGTTTCGGTCAACAACAACCGCCTCGGGAAAACAGCAAGTATGGTGCACATTTAGTCACGACCAAGTCGACCTTGATTTTACCAATCCCAAGGTACTCATCAACTTCGTGTCCATCATTCGTCAATACCTAGACAATGGTATCAAAATATTCCGCCTCGATGCTATTGCCTTTTTGTGGAAGAAAGCTGGCACACAGTGCATTAATCTGCCCGAAACCCACGAAATGGTGCGCCTGTTAAGAACGCTTATCGAGCACGCCCGTGCAGATGCCGTGATCATTACTGAAACCAATATACCGAACAAAGAAAACCTGACCTATTTTGGTAATGGTAACGAAGCACACTGCATCTACAATTTCGCCCTGCCGCCACTGCTGGTTAATACCTTGATCACCGGTAATTGCCAATATCTAAAACAGTGGATGATGAGTATGCCACCAGCACAAAATGGCACGGCTTACTTTAATTTTATCGCCTCGCACGATGGCATTGGTTTACGGCCCACAGAAGGTTTACTGTCTGAGCAAGAGATAAACCAGTTAGTCACTACCATGCAAGAATTTGGCGGTCGAATATCTTGGCGAACAGTCACCGTGAATGATAGCAGCACCGAAAATGCGCAAACGAAAGTTGTGCAAACTAAAAAAACACAACAACCTTACGAGTTAAACATCACCCTATACGATGCGTTGCAAGGAACAACAAAAGGCGTAGATGAATGGGGTCATGCGCGTTTCATCTGCGCACATGCCATCATGTTAGCACTGGAAGGGATCCCCGGTATTTACATTCACAGTTTACTCGGTACTAGCAATGATTATAAAAAGCTGGAACACACCAGTCATAACCGAGCCATCAATCGTCATCGATGGGATCTGGATACGCTGAGCTTAGAACTTGGTGATCCTAAAAGCCAACACGCTCGTGCATTACATGATATTAATCACCTGATCACATTACGCACTGCGCAACCGGCCTTTCATCCAAACGCGACGCAATTCACCTTACAGTTAGGCGAACAAGTCTTTGGATTTTGGCGACAAAGTATTGATCGTAGCCAAAGCGTATTTTGCATCAGTAATATTGCAGATACGCAACTTACATTACCGCTAGCCAGCGTGAACTTGATCAGCAGCGATTTTTGGTATGACTTAATTAGCGGTGATACCATTGAAGATATTAATCAAACATTAACCTTACAACCCTATCAAACCTTATGGCTAAGTAACCGTTAA
- a CDS encoding glycosyl transferase has protein sequence MADFYQNGVITTLHNLNQRPLAAMEAELTEFAKSRPMSLILPSLFSELEGEALPNIINHLQDVPYLNEIVIGLDRANEDQYKHALKFFSALPQHHRILWNDGPRLQALDAELAELGLAPKELGKGRNVWYCMGYTLASGKSESVALHDCDILTYDRSLLARLIYPVANPQFNYEFCKGFYARVADGKINGRVSRLLITPLLRSLKRVVGHNDYLEYMDSFRYPLAGEFSFRKDVLNDIRIPSDWGLEIGVLSEMHRNYSHNRLCQADIADVYDHKHQDLSLDNEDGGLSKMSIDITKAFFRKLATQGHTFTNENFRTIKATYYRIALDFVETYYNDAVMNGLTLDIHAEEKAVEMFAQNIMTAGQNFLENPMEKPFMPSWNRVISAMPDVLERLKEAVELDRAEFISQS, from the coding sequence ATGGCTGACTTCTATCAAAATGGTGTTATTACAACACTGCATAACCTAAATCAACGTCCATTAGCAGCAATGGAAGCAGAGCTCACTGAGTTTGCTAAATCACGTCCAATGTCGTTAATTCTACCCTCGTTATTCTCAGAGCTAGAAGGTGAAGCACTGCCTAACATCATTAACCATTTACAAGATGTACCGTATTTAAACGAGATTGTTATTGGTCTAGACCGTGCTAATGAAGATCAATATAAACACGCGTTAAAATTCTTTAGCGCTTTACCACAACATCATCGTATTTTATGGAATGACGGTCCTCGCCTGCAAGCTCTCGATGCTGAACTTGCCGAACTTGGTTTGGCGCCAAAAGAGTTAGGTAAAGGACGTAATGTTTGGTATTGCATGGGTTACACACTCGCCTCTGGAAAGTCTGAGTCAGTGGCATTACATGATTGTGACATTCTAACCTATGACAGATCACTGCTCGCACGCTTGATTTACCCTGTGGCAAATCCACAATTTAATTACGAATTCTGCAAAGGCTTTTATGCCCGCGTTGCTGACGGTAAGATCAATGGCCGTGTATCGCGGTTATTAATTACACCATTATTACGCTCACTAAAACGCGTTGTCGGTCATAACGATTACCTTGAATACATGGATAGTTTCCGTTATCCGCTCGCCGGTGAGTTTTCATTTCGCAAAGACGTACTCAACGACATTCGCATTCCCAGTGACTGGGGCTTAGAAATCGGGGTATTGTCCGAAATGCACCGTAACTATTCGCATAATCGATTATGCCAAGCGGATATCGCTGACGTATACGATCATAAACATCAAGACCTGTCGTTAGATAATGAAGATGGTGGTTTATCAAAAATGTCGATTGACATAACCAAGGCATTCTTCCGTAAATTAGCCACGCAAGGCCATACTTTCACCAACGAAAATTTCCGTACTATCAAAGCCACTTATTACCGTATCGCCTTAGATTTTGTTGAAACCTATTATAACGATGCGGTGATGAACGGCCTGACACTGGATATCCACGCCGAAGAAAAAGCGGTTGAAATGTTTGCCCAGAACATCATGACTGCCGGACAGAACTTCCTCGAGAACCCAATGGAAAAACCATTTATGCCCAGTTGGAACCGCGTTATCTCAGCAATGCCCGATGTATTGGAGCGCCTTAAAGAAGCCGTCGAGTTAGATAGAGCTGAATTTATCTCTCAATCATAG
- a CDS encoding HAD-IIB family hydrolase — MMTNPLLAAFIKRNMLDTSYLANATKWYTTLISAIRAHQYSAKDHAITNIETSHHNQAPVLVGINGCQGSGKSTLADYLATYLTSEYKMNVAVLSLDDFYYSHQQRKKLSVHEHHLLQTRGVPGTHNLSLAHDILDKLQSATNLSSPVALPRFDKTTDNPYPESAWPVIHGIVDVIILEGWCLGVQPQTDEALLEPVNNLEATKDKHGIWRRYVNDQIKYHYADLYKRLDMLVMLKAPSFDTVFQWRLEQELKLKQQALTLSPPLQSVMSESEVKLFTAYFQRLTAHGLITLPNLCNWVFELDAKRNMVHSYTPQSIELNRYPAIFTDLDGTLLDHDDYSFTPALSTLAELKNAAIPVIPNTSKTYAELLELRHKLNLNGPFIVENGAAIYIPVNYFSHQPIGTIQQDGYWVKSLVQSRAHWLSLLQTVSQQQSELFTGMSMMTFNDIINATGLDEASAVLASQRQYGEPLLWKGNAAQKQVFIQQLKKQGATILEGGRFLHVCGDCNKGKAMDWLMQQFKFFNLQQTPYSIALGDGNNDIAMLEAAQYAAIILSPVHTPPKLKRKQGLIISKHTGPTGWAEVLSTLLPKLLSERLPTRVPALKLTGA, encoded by the coding sequence ATGATGACAAACCCGCTATTAGCAGCATTCATTAAGCGTAATATGCTCGATACATCTTATTTAGCAAATGCGACAAAATGGTACACGACGCTCATATCGGCGATCAGAGCGCACCAATACAGTGCGAAAGACCACGCTATTACTAACATAGAAACTAGTCATCACAATCAAGCACCTGTTTTAGTTGGTATTAATGGTTGCCAGGGCTCTGGTAAATCAACGCTCGCTGATTATCTTGCGACCTATTTAACCAGCGAATATAAAATGAATGTCGCCGTACTGTCTTTGGATGATTTTTATTATAGCCACCAGCAACGTAAAAAATTGTCAGTACACGAGCACCATTTATTACAAACCCGTGGCGTACCCGGCACCCATAATTTATCGCTGGCACACGATATATTAGATAAACTGCAATCGGCGACTAACCTCTCATCGCCCGTTGCGTTGCCGCGGTTTGATAAAACCACCGATAACCCTTACCCAGAATCAGCATGGCCAGTGATTCACGGTATTGTCGATGTGATTATCTTAGAAGGTTGGTGTTTAGGCGTGCAGCCACAGACAGATGAAGCCCTGCTAGAGCCAGTCAATAACCTTGAAGCGACAAAAGATAAACACGGTATTTGGCGTCGTTATGTGAACGATCAAATAAAGTATCATTATGCTGATCTTTATAAACGGTTAGATATGTTAGTCATGCTAAAAGCACCTAGTTTTGATACTGTTTTTCAATGGCGATTAGAGCAAGAATTAAAATTAAAACAACAGGCGCTAACACTAAGTCCCCCGCTTCAGAGTGTTATGAGTGAATCTGAAGTAAAGTTGTTTACTGCTTATTTTCAACGTCTCACAGCGCATGGGTTAATCACACTACCAAATTTATGTAATTGGGTATTTGAGTTGGATGCTAAGCGTAATATGGTGCATTCATACACCCCGCAATCAATCGAACTTAATCGTTACCCTGCAATATTCACCGATCTTGATGGCACCTTGTTAGATCATGACGACTATAGTTTTACACCCGCTTTAAGTACGCTTGCCGAATTAAAAAACGCAGCAATCCCAGTGATCCCAAATACCAGTAAAACCTATGCTGAACTGCTAGAGCTAAGACATAAGCTTAATTTGAATGGGCCATTTATTGTTGAAAACGGCGCTGCTATTTACATCCCAGTTAACTATTTTAGCCATCAGCCTATCGGCACAATACAACAAGATGGCTACTGGGTTAAATCCCTTGTGCAGTCACGCGCACATTGGTTATCACTATTACAAACAGTGTCCCAACAGCAGTCTGAGTTGTTTACAGGTATGAGCATGATGACGTTTAACGACATCATTAACGCAACGGGGTTGGATGAGGCAAGTGCTGTCCTTGCAAGTCAAAGACAATATGGCGAACCCCTACTCTGGAAAGGTAATGCAGCCCAGAAACAAGTATTCATCCAGCAACTTAAAAAACAAGGCGCAACCATCTTAGAAGGCGGACGTTTCTTGCATGTCTGCGGTGATTGCAACAAAGGCAAAGCGATGGACTGGTTAATGCAGCAATTTAAATTCTTTAACCTACAACAAACGCCCTACTCTATTGCACTCGGCGACGGTAACAATGACATTGCCATGCTAGAAGCTGCGCAATACGCCGCGATTATCTTATCACCAGTACACACACCACCAAAATTAAAACGTAAACAGGGGTTAATCATCAGTAAGCATACCGGACCAACAGGCTGGGCAGAAGTATTATCGACGCTATTACCCAAGCTGTTATCTGAGCGGCTACCAACACGAGTACCAGCATTAAAACTAACAGGCGCTTAG
- a CDS encoding rhodanese-related sulfurtransferase → MSAPITTNNTAQITVCALYKFVRLENFEALRAPLLAKMESQDVRGTLLLAAEGINGTIAGPQAGIDAVLSFLSQDPSLGEISFKQSYNDENPFLRTKVKLKKEIVTMGVEGIDPNQVVGTYVQPKDWNALISDPEVILIDTRNDYEIEIGTFQNAVNPNTTTFREFPEYVKNNLDKEKHKKVAMYCTGGIRCEKSTAYLKEQGFDEVYHLEGGILKYLEEVPKEETMWEGECFVFDGRVSVNHDLEQGECDQCFACRYPLTQDELQSEHYVKGLSCHRCHDKVTDEQRSRFAERERQMELAEKRGESHIGGEIKHIIDERRVEKAKKKAEQNSK, encoded by the coding sequence ATGTCAGCACCAATTACGACCAATAATACCGCTCAAATTACAGTTTGTGCATTATACAAATTCGTACGTTTAGAAAACTTCGAAGCATTACGCGCGCCTTTATTAGCAAAAATGGAAAGCCAAGATGTTCGCGGTACGCTGTTATTAGCGGCCGAGGGTATCAACGGTACTATTGCTGGGCCACAAGCTGGTATTGATGCAGTATTAAGTTTTTTATCTCAAGACCCAAGCCTGGGCGAAATCTCTTTCAAGCAATCTTATAACGATGAGAACCCGTTCTTGCGTACTAAGGTTAAGTTGAAAAAAGAGATCGTGACTATGGGCGTTGAAGGGATTGACCCTAACCAAGTGGTCGGTACTTATGTGCAACCGAAAGATTGGAATGCACTTATTTCAGATCCGGAAGTAATCTTGATTGATACTCGTAACGATTACGAAATTGAAATCGGTACATTCCAAAACGCAGTAAACCCGAATACAACGACTTTCCGTGAATTTCCTGAGTATGTGAAAAACAACTTAGATAAAGAAAAACACAAGAAAGTTGCTATGTATTGTACCGGTGGTATTCGTTGTGAAAAATCGACTGCTTATTTAAAAGAGCAAGGTTTTGACGAGGTTTATCACTTAGAAGGCGGTATTCTTAAGTACCTTGAAGAAGTGCCAAAAGAAGAAACCATGTGGGAAGGCGAGTGCTTTGTATTCGATGGCCGTGTTTCTGTGAATCACGACTTAGAACAAGGCGAATGTGACCAGTGTTTCGCTTGTCGTTACCCGTTAACACAAGACGAATTGCAAAGTGAACATTACGTGAAGGGCCTTAGCTGTCATCGTTGTCACGATAAAGTGACAGACGAGCAACGTAGCCGCTTTGCTGAACGTGAACGTCAAATGGAATTAGCTGAAAAACGTGGCGAGTCACACATCGGTGGTGAGATTAAACACATCATTGACGAACGTCGTGTTGAAAAAGCCAAGAAGAAAGCTGAGCAGAATTCAAAATAA
- a CDS encoding BamA/TamA family outer membrane protein: protein MFKRIYLLFLVYAPMMANADPLIKYQHLPTDATEMPFFSTEQQAQQRTVEYNNAIDEIDTALEQCESAECDTLKQRQSDLEYAIDDHQEKNGASITSWLGGPAYTPEVGLMVAAGGLFSFSTAREQQALQRSSVSLFVVGTQGDAGVGYGIRSKQNLFFDNNDTRFTGTLTFSDDAENYWGVGYDKGKAQDASADTLMRNTALTYDANLAFKNDYGFYFGPALRLKYYQADENDIPLTAQQDDDFNEFKDKPLSIGLGITLNYDSRDVTVNAWQGQYFNFEYINYGSNIGSDNDYQKVLIDYRYYHSFKPGRVIAFYNALQWSDGDVPFYDMPTLGGSFSLRGLYAGRFRDNNAIEHTAEYRHTFLRDNGNLSAHGMTVWTGIGSVAGDTDTDSNRLYEDLLYSYGFGYRYELQPRMNVRIDFGFSADDSGFFLTFTEAF, encoded by the coding sequence TTGTTTAAACGAATTTACTTACTTTTTCTTGTTTACGCTCCAATGATGGCGAATGCAGACCCACTCATTAAATATCAGCATTTACCTACAGATGCGACAGAGATGCCTTTTTTTTCAACAGAGCAACAAGCGCAACAACGCACCGTTGAATATAACAATGCGATTGATGAGATTGATACAGCACTCGAGCAGTGTGAATCAGCAGAATGTGACACCTTGAAACAACGCCAAAGTGATCTTGAATATGCCATTGATGATCACCAAGAAAAAAATGGTGCGTCAATCACGTCTTGGTTAGGCGGGCCTGCTTATACACCAGAAGTCGGTTTAATGGTTGCCGCAGGTGGGTTATTTTCATTTAGTACTGCTCGCGAGCAACAAGCACTGCAACGTTCAAGCGTATCTTTATTTGTTGTAGGTACTCAAGGTGATGCAGGGGTTGGTTACGGTATCCGCTCTAAGCAAAACTTGTTTTTCGACAATAATGATACGCGCTTTACAGGTACGCTGACATTCAGTGATGATGCCGAAAATTACTGGGGCGTTGGTTACGACAAGGGCAAAGCACAAGATGCGTCTGCGGATACCTTGATGCGTAATACCGCGTTAACTTATGACGCTAATCTAGCTTTTAAAAATGATTACGGTTTCTATTTTGGCCCCGCTTTAAGATTGAAATATTACCAAGCGGATGAAAACGACATTCCGCTGACAGCACAACAAGATGACGATTTTAACGAATTTAAAGACAAACCGTTATCCATAGGCCTAGGGATCACATTAAATTATGATAGCCGGGATGTGACAGTTAACGCATGGCAAGGTCAATACTTCAATTTTGAATACATTAATTATGGCTCGAATATCGGCAGCGACAATGATTATCAAAAAGTGCTGATCGATTATCGTTATTACCACAGCTTTAAGCCAGGTCGTGTCATCGCATTTTACAATGCACTACAGTGGAGTGATGGTGACGTGCCGTTTTACGATATGCCCACACTTGGTGGCAGCTTTTCACTTCGCGGCTTATACGCTGGTCGATTTAGAGATAACAACGCAATTGAACATACCGCTGAATATCGCCACACATTCTTACGTGATAACGGTAATTTATCTGCTCACGGCATGACGGTATGGACAGGTATAGGCTCTGTTGCAGGTGATACAGATACTGACAGTAACCGTTTGTATGAAGATTTATTGTATAGCTACGGGTTTGGCTATCGCTATGAATTACAGCCGAGAATGAATGTACGCATAGACTTCGGATTCAGTGCTGATGACAGTGGCTTTTTTCTGACTTTTACTGAAGCATTTTAA
- a CDS encoding DUF4399 domain-containing protein produces the protein MLKISLFFIMFMISSNTFALKQELASSAPSGVNVYIISPVDGATVSPTFTVRFGLSGMGIAPAGIDRVNTAHHHLLIDTKVLPDLTKPLQATDKVRHFGGGQTETQITLKPGKHTLQLLLGNYAHVPHDQPLMSKKITVIVK, from the coding sequence ATGTTAAAAATATCATTGTTTTTTATAATGTTTATGATCAGTTCAAATACGTTTGCATTAAAGCAGGAACTGGCAAGTTCAGCACCTTCTGGGGTTAATGTTTACATTATTAGTCCGGTTGATGGCGCAACTGTTTCACCGACATTTACGGTTCGCTTTGGTTTAAGTGGAATGGGCATTGCACCGGCGGGAATCGATCGTGTTAACACCGCTCATCATCACTTGCTTATCGATACTAAGGTGTTACCTGATTTGACTAAACCGCTACAAGCGACAGATAAAGTACGCCATTTTGGTGGCGGTCAAACGGAAACTCAAATAACACTAAAACCGGGTAAGCATACTCTGCAGCTACTGTTAGGGAATTATGCGCATGTACCGCATGATCAACCGCTTATGTCGAAAAAAATAACGGTGATTGTTAAGTAG